CGCGCGCTGCGCAGCGCCCTGCTGATCACCGTCGACGTCGTCGCCGTGACACTCCTGGCCCTGGGGCTGGTCCTGCCCGACCCCGGGGTCACGCTCTGCGGGATCCTCGCCCTGACCGGCACCGTCTGGACGCACGTGGCGCGGCACCGGATCTGACGTTCTGGGGCAGACTGGGCCCGTGAAGTGGGTCCTGCACGTCGACCTCGACCAGTTCATCGCCGCGGTCGAGATCGCCCGCCGGCCGGAGCTGCGCGGGAAGCCCGTGGTCGTCGGCGGCAACGGCGACCCCACCGAACGCGCCGTCGTCGCGACCGCGTCCTACGAAGCCCGCGAGTTCGGGATCCAGTCCGGCATGCCGCTGCGGATCGCCGCCAAGCGCTGCCCGGACGCCGTCTTCCTGCCCAGTGACCCGCCCGCCTACCTCGAGGTGTCCGAGCGCGTGATGACCGTGGTGCGGGAGTTCCCGGTCGTCGTGGAGGTGCTGGGCTGGGACGAGGCGTTCGTCGGGGCCGAGACCGACGACCCGGAGGCGCTGGCGGTCTCGATCAAGGAGGCCGTGGCCCGCGAGACCGGGTTGTCGTGCGCGGTCGGGATCGGCGACAACAAGCTGCGGGCCAAGCTCGCCACCGGGTTCGGCAAGCCCGGCGGGATCTTCCGGCTGACCCGGGCGAACTGGTGGGACGTGATGGCCGCGCGCCCCACCGAGGCACTGTGGGGCATCGGCGGCAAGACGGCGAAGAAGCTCGCCGAACTGGGCATCGCCACGGTCCTCGACCTGGCCGGCGCCGACCCGGCGGAGCTCGCTGCGCGGTTCGGCCCGAAGACCGGCCCCTGGCTGCGGCTGCTCGGCGGCGGCATCAGCGACGCGGAGGTCAGCGCAACGCCGTACGTGGCCCGCTCCCGCAGCCGCGAGACGACGTTCCAGCGCGACCTCACGGACCCGGCGGAGATGGCCGCCGAAGTGTCGGCACTGGCCAAGCGCGTCGGGCAGGACGTCCTCGACGAGGGCCGCCCGGCCGCGCGGGTCGCGGTGAAGGTGCGGTTCGTGCCGTTCCTGACCCACACGCACAGCATCACCCTGGCCGAGCCGACGTCGGACGCCGACGAGATCGACCGCGCGGCGCAGGAGGTGCTGCGGATGTTCGAGCTGACCCGCGCGGTGCGCCTGCTGGGCGTGCGGGCGGAGTTCCCGCGCGCGGACTCGTGAGTGGTAATCGGGGTTCTAACCCGAATTACCACTCACGACAGGGCTTCGGGCAGGGGGAGCGGGCGGTCCGGGTCCAGTTCCACGCCGACCGCCCGGAGCGTGTGGTCGAGCATCGCCCAGATCGTGCCGCTGAGCTGGGCGGTCAGCTGGTCGAGGGTGAGCGCGCCCGGGTGGTCGAGCCAGCGGGTCGTCGCCGACTCGACGTACCCGACCAGGCCGAACGCGATCGTGTCCGCCGGGGCCGGGTCGCGGCCGAACGCCGTCAGGTAGCCGGTGAACAGGCGGCTCAGGTGGCGGGCGATCGTGCCGCGGACGTCCGTCGGCCCCGGGGCCGCCCGCGCGAGGTAGCGGTGCAGGTGGACGTGCTCGGTCAGCCAGCGCAGGTGCGTCGCGATCACCGTCGAAATCATCTCGTTCGGCGAGCCCGAGGGGTGCCAGAGCGGCTCGAGCTCCGCCTTCACCAGCTCGGCCGCGCGCTGGGCGATGGCCCGCTGGAGGTCCGCCGCGTCGTCGAAGTGCTTGTACAGCCGCGTCCGGGCAACGCCGGCGCGCTCGGCGATCTGTTCGGTCGAGACGTCCGGACCGTGCTCCGCGATCGCCGCCAGGGCCGCGTCGACGAACTCCGCGCGCCGTCGTTCCTGCTGGCCCGCCCAACGCGTCGCCCGTCCGTCGACCTTGGTCACCCGGGAAGCCTACTCACGGCCGGTGAGCGGGTGTAGGCTGCCGAAGTAGCTAGTACAGTGTGTACCCCCTACTTACGGAGGTCGCCATGGGCGTCGAGGCCCAGGACCGGGACGTGACCGCGGCTCGCCTGCTCAAGAGCTCCGCGAAGAACTCCTACGACCCGTACGTGGACATCGACTGGACCGCGCCGCTCGCCGAGGACAAGGCGTACATGCCGCTGGAGCGCGTCTCCCTCTACGGCACGGACCTCTGGGCGAAGCTGACGCCGGAGCAGCGGATCGAGCTGTCCAAGCACGAGATCGCCAGCATCATGAGCGTCGGCCTGTGGTTCGAGATCGTCCTCATGCACCTGCTCGCCCGCTACGTCTTCGACCTCGACGCGCGCACCGAGCACGCGCAGTACGCCATGACCGAGATCGGCGACGAGACCCGGCATTCGGTGATGTTCGCCCGCACCGCCGACCGGCTCGGCGTGCCGCGCTACGGCGTCCCGAAGGTCGTGCACCGCGCCGCGAAGGTGTTCGGGGCGACCGCCGCCGGACCGTCGATGTTCGCCAGCGTGCTGGTCGCCGAGGAGACCACCGACCGGCTGCAGCGGTCGATGATGGACGACGACGGCATCCAGCCGCTGATCCGCTCGGTCAACCGCATCCACGTCGTCGAGGAGGCCCGGCACGTCCGGTTCGCCAAGGAGGAGGTGCTGCGGGAGACCCCGAAGCTGTCGAAGGCGGCGCTGCAGCGGCACCGGCTGCGGACCGCGCTCGTCGCGTTCGGCGTCATCGACAGCATGGTCGACCCGCGGATCTACCGCAGCGTCGGGATCGACCCGCGCGCAGGCCGGGCCGCGGCGCTCGCGAACCCGCACTTCCACGAAACCCGCCGCTGGATGGCCGAGAAGATCGTGCCCTTCCTGCGCGAGGCGGGGCTGATCGGCGGCCGGTCCGAGGGCATTTGGCGGCGCGCGCACCTGATCTGACCCGGCCGCGCGAAATTCCCTTCCCGGGAACGCCACGCCTGCGCCAGGATTCCTGGGTGACCGAGGGCTTCTCGCCGGACTTCCCGCTCGACCCCGCGCCCGGACCACCGCGGACGGTGGTGCCGCGGCCGCGACCGGTGCTCGCCCGCCCCGTGGTCGCCGGCCTCCTCGGCGTGCTCGTCGGCGCGTTCCTGGTCGGCGTGCCGTGGCTGGTGCTGAGCCTGCTCGGCGGGCCGAGCGGGCAAGCCCTGACCGCGCCGGCGAACCTCGGCGGGCTCAGCCGCGCCCAGGACGCGATCGCGAAGCTCGACGCGGTCAAGGGCAAGCCCCAGATCGACCGCATCGCCAAGACCGACCAGGAGACCGCGTCCCGGGTGTCGGCGGCCTACGCCGGCGCCGGCGCGGTGGTCCAGGACTACCAGGACGACGAGCTGCGGCGCGGGCTCCAGCTGATCGCCGTGCGCGCGCCTTCGCCGGAGCTGTTCGCGCCGTACGAGGACGTCCAGGCGCTCGGCGTCGCCAAGCCGGGCACCGAGCTCGTGCGCGTCGGCGCCGTGCAGTGCCTGGTGCACAACGACCCGGTCGCGCCCGGCTCGACCCCGGACCCGGACCGCTCGTTCGTGCTGAACTGCCAGCGCACCGGCCCCGGGCTGACCGTCACGGTGCGGAGCATGGGCACCGACGGCAACCGCGACCCCCAGGAGCTGGCCGGGATCGTCGAGCAGGCGTGGCGGGAGCTCGCGGCATGACCACCATCCGCGTCGCCC
This genomic window from Amycolatopsis mongoliensis contains:
- a CDS encoding TetR/AcrR family transcriptional regulator codes for the protein MTKVDGRATRWAGQQERRRAEFVDAALAAIAEHGPDVSTEQIAERAGVARTRLYKHFDDAADLQRAIAQRAAELVKAELEPLWHPSGSPNEMISTVIATHLRWLTEHVHLHRYLARAAPGPTDVRGTIARHLSRLFTGYLTAFGRDPAPADTIAFGLVGYVESATTRWLDHPGALTLDQLTAQLSGTIWAMLDHTLRAVGVELDPDRPLPLPEALS
- a CDS encoding DUF3040 domain-containing protein, yielding MLSHHDRTELEKIERNLELSDPDLATALRDGKRPKSRALRSALLITVDVVAVTLLALGLVLPDPGVTLCGILALTGTVWTHVARHRI
- a CDS encoding DNA polymerase IV, which encodes MKWVLHVDLDQFIAAVEIARRPELRGKPVVVGGNGDPTERAVVATASYEAREFGIQSGMPLRIAAKRCPDAVFLPSDPPAYLEVSERVMTVVREFPVVVEVLGWDEAFVGAETDDPEALAVSIKEAVARETGLSCAVGIGDNKLRAKLATGFGKPGGIFRLTRANWWDVMAARPTEALWGIGGKTAKKLAELGIATVLDLAGADPAELAARFGPKTGPWLRLLGGGISDAEVSATPYVARSRSRETTFQRDLTDPAEMAAEVSALAKRVGQDVLDEGRPAARVAVKVRFVPFLTHTHSITLAEPTSDADEIDRAAQEVLRMFELTRAVRLLGVRAEFPRADS
- a CDS encoding AurF N-oxygenase family protein, whose amino-acid sequence is MGVEAQDRDVTAARLLKSSAKNSYDPYVDIDWTAPLAEDKAYMPLERVSLYGTDLWAKLTPEQRIELSKHEIASIMSVGLWFEIVLMHLLARYVFDLDARTEHAQYAMTEIGDETRHSVMFARTADRLGVPRYGVPKVVHRAAKVFGATAAGPSMFASVLVAEETTDRLQRSMMDDDGIQPLIRSVNRIHVVEEARHVRFAKEEVLRETPKLSKAALQRHRLRTALVAFGVIDSMVDPRIYRSVGIDPRAGRAAALANPHFHETRRWMAEKIVPFLREAGLIGGRSEGIWRRAHLI